The Arachis hypogaea cultivar Tifrunner chromosome 16, arahy.Tifrunner.gnm2.J5K5, whole genome shotgun sequence genome contains a region encoding:
- the LOC112757665 gene encoding inositol transporter 1-like, which produces MVADMCVSIKAGSSDYLEKHPERRISFSQNFYIIGVTFAAGIGGLLFGYDTGVISGALLYIKDDFEVVKNSSFLQELIVAMALIGAIFGAAIGGYINDSLGRKAATIVADICFAVGSLLIAVAPNPTLIIVGRFFVGLGVGFASVTAPMYIAEVSPSEIRGGLVSVNCLMITTGQFLSFVINYGLTRVPGTWRWMLGIAGTPAVIQLVLMVFLPESPRWLYLKNRKEEATNVLSKIYPSPRLEDEIDILEAHMEQEQKDKVKVKYSDVFKLKEIRVAFICGAGLQAFQQLTGISVIMYYSPTIIQLAGFKSNESALFLSLIVSAINAGGTIIGIYLIDIVGRKKLTLSSLIGVVGSLILLSASCYVRGHGNPSLVYGWLAVAGLALYIIFFAPGMGPVPWALNTEIYPEEFRGICGGMSATINWVGSVIMSISFLSFVDAIGLGESFMILLAIACVAIIFVIFYMPETKGLTFEEVSNIWKEKAYGKDKNIESMVETAST; this is translated from the exons ATGGTGGCTGATATGTGCGTGTCGATTAAAGCAGGAAGCTCTGATTATTTGGAGAAACATCCAGAGCGTAGAATATCATTTTCCCAAAATTTTTACATTATTGGAGTTACTTTTGCGGCTGGTATTGGTGGCCTTCTATTTGGTTATGATACTG GTGTGATATCTGGCGCTCTCTTGTACATAAAAGATGATTTTGAAGTTGTAAAGAACAGTAGTTTTCTTCAG GAACTAATAGTTGCCATGGCCTTAATTGGTGCAATTTTCGGTGCCGCCATTGGTGGTTACATTAATGATTCTTTAGGGCGTAAGGCTGCCACTATTGTGGCAGATATTTGTTTCGCAGTAGGATCACTCTTGATCGCCGTCGCACCAAATCCCACACTTATCATAGTTGGCCGGTTTTTTGTTGGCCTAGGTGTAGGTTTCGCCTCTGTTACTGCTCCTATGTATATCGCAGAAGTATCACCGTCTGAAATAAGAGGTGGATTAGTTAGTGTCAATTGTCTTATGATCACAACTGGCCAATTTCTTTCCTTTGTCATCAATTATGGTTTGACTAGA GTTCCTGGAACATGGCGTTGGATGCTTGGAATTGCAGGTACACCAGCTGTTATTCAGTTGGTTCTTATGGTCTTTCTTCCTGAGTCCCCCAGATGGCTATATTTGAAG AATAGGAAGGAGGAGGCCACCAATGTTCTTTCTAAGATATACCCATCTCCTCGGTTGGAGGACGAAATAGATATTCTTGAAGCTCACATGGAGCAAGAACAAAAGGataaggtcaaagttaaatacaGTGATGTATTTAAGTTGAAAGAAATCAGAGTTGCATTCATATGTGGCGCTGGACTTCAAGCATTCCAACAACTTACCGGTATTAGTGTTATAATGTACTATAGCCCAACAATCATTCAATTGGCTGGCTTCAAATCAAACGAATCGGCTTTGTTCTTATCCCTCATTGTTTCTGCAATTAATGCCGGTGGCACAATTATTGGCATTTACCTTATTGACATTGTAGGGCGAAAGAAGCTTACACTTAGTAGCTTAATAGGTGTGGTTGGATCATTAATCCTACTATCTGCTTCATGTTATGTTAGAGGACATGGCAACCCGAGTTTAGTTTATGGATGGCTTGCTGTTGCGGGTTTGGCTTtgtatattatattctttgcACCTGGAATGGGTCCTGTTCCTTGGGCTCTGAACACAGAGATATATCCTGAAGAGTTTAGAGGAATATGTGGTGGCATGTCTGCAACAATTAATTGGGTTGGTAGTGTCATCATGTCTATTAGCTTCCTTTCTTTTGTGGATGCTATTGGGCTTGGTGAGAGTTTTATGATTCTTTTGGCTATTGCTTGTGTTGCgataatttttgtgattttctatATGCCAGAGACAAAAGGATTGACTTTTGAAGAAGTTTCAAATATTTGGAAAGAGAAAGCCTATGGAAAAGATAAAAACATAGAGAGCATGGTTGAGACAGCAAGTACATGA